The Blastocatellia bacterium genome has a window encoding:
- a CDS encoding glycosyl hydrolase, which translates to MRRLFFITVAFLATGMVAGFAGRDGFAGSELVQSPSFAADRFAIHPFIHVSYPREAKVYLFDAAQRTGKRLMRQDFALYDIEPEEGHFQWRNQDENVQMATERGLELLGTLGYAAPWIADPRSPNRYHAPIDPAKLEAFATYVRETVKHYPQVRYWEIWNEPNQERYYRSTPQDYAKLLKVAYQAVKQANPNAKVLFGGAYGLEVGGPDWVRRVLTDPENPGRENYDIANFHLRGSLQKVEAELNAILTVYRTYGKPNAPLWITEFGYPASPRHQQDPQYRGTDLESGEQAQAEYYKVALPMLLENGVEKVFVTLRDFEADGNTVCSMGDVSPFCSEGLVTFSLQSASGRDRPAMAVYQSFGRASEESSPYGVSLGAVRDSVIMPQAIRLGAQAGIGWLRMGIWYALLKPTVDSPYRFEEAGYDAQIAGTRSAGLEILATLAFPPPWNSTAPPDPPPGVDPTHFPPRNLRAWADYVFQTVSRYKDQIHYWEVWNEPDLQGFWHGTPEQYAELLAVSYDAIKRADPQAKVLLGGIAMSETETEPFLTGILSDPRYPAARYFDIMNVHSYSPKEIAKQKLEAVRRILAEHGAADKPLWMTETGYSSDPSLQKDPRYQGPEGQAQWLRDMIPFALNELGAQKVFWFQLFDYPDDFTGDFQFRHHGLIDNRGNPKPAYFAYKELITAGTGTQSHREEHHGRERR; encoded by the coding sequence ATGAGGCGGTTATTTTTTATCACGGTTGCGTTCCTTGCTACAGGGATGGTGGCAGGGTTTGCTGGCCGTGATGGATTTGCAGGCAGTGAACTGGTGCAGAGTCCCTCCTTTGCGGCCGATCGCTTTGCCATCCACCCCTTCATTCACGTGAGCTATCCGAGAGAGGCCAAAGTGTATCTCTTTGATGCGGCGCAGCGCACAGGCAAGCGGCTGATGCGGCAGGATTTTGCCCTGTATGATATTGAGCCAGAGGAAGGTCACTTCCAGTGGCGTAATCAGGATGAAAACGTGCAGATGGCCACAGAGCGAGGGCTCGAACTTCTGGGCACGTTGGGCTATGCCGCACCCTGGATTGCCGATCCGCGCAGTCCCAATCGCTACCACGCGCCCATTGATCCCGCCAAGCTTGAGGCTTTTGCCACCTACGTCCGGGAAACGGTGAAGCACTACCCGCAGGTGCGCTACTGGGAGATTTGGAATGAACCCAACCAGGAGCGCTACTACCGGAGCACACCCCAAGACTATGCCAAACTCCTCAAAGTCGCCTACCAGGCAGTCAAACAAGCCAACCCGAATGCCAAGGTGCTCTTCGGAGGTGCCTACGGGCTTGAGGTGGGAGGCCCGGACTGGGTGCGGCGGGTGCTGACCGATCCGGAAAACCCCGGACGAGAAAACTACGACATCGCCAATTTTCACCTGCGCGGTTCTTTGCAAAAAGTGGAGGCGGAACTCAACGCCATCTTGACCGTCTATCGAACCTATGGGAAGCCAAACGCCCCACTGTGGATCACGGAGTTCGGCTACCCGGCTTCCCCTCGTCATCAACAAGACCCGCAATACCGGGGGACGGACCTAGAGAGCGGCGAGCAGGCGCAAGCCGAATACTACAAGGTGGCCTTGCCCATGCTTCTTGAAAACGGCGTGGAAAAGGTCTTTGTCACCCTGCGGGATTTTGAAGCCGATGGCAACACTGTGTGCAGCATGGGCGATGTCAGTCCGTTTTGCAGTGAGGGCCTGGTGACGTTTTCGCTGCAAAGCGCTTCGGGGCGAGACCGCCCAGCCATGGCCGTCTATCAATCCTTCGGTCGAGCAAGCGAGGAGAGCAGCCCTTACGGTGTCAGTCTCGGAGCCGTGCGGGACAGTGTTATCATGCCCCAGGCGATCCGACTTGGTGCCCAGGCTGGTATCGGCTGGTTGCGCATGGGCATCTGGTACGCCTTGCTCAAACCCACGGTTGACTCGCCCTACCGATTTGAAGAAGCTGGCTACGACGCGCAAATTGCCGGGACGCGGTCTGCGGGTCTCGAGATCCTGGCCACCCTGGCTTTTCCGCCTCCCTGGAACAGCACCGCACCGCCCGATCCTCCGCCAGGCGTGGATCCTACACATTTTCCACCCCGGAACCTGCGAGCCTGGGCCGATTACGTCTTCCAAACGGTCTCGCGCTACAAAGACCAAATCCATTACTGGGAAGTCTGGAACGAGCCCGACCTCCAAGGATTTTGGCACGGCACCCCAGAGCAGTATGCGGAGCTTCTGGCTGTGTCCTATGATGCCATCAAGCGGGCAGATCCACAGGCTAAGGTCCTGCTCGGTGGGATCGCCATGAGTGAGACGGAAACTGAACCTTTCCTTACGGGGATCTTAAGTGACCCCCGCTATCCGGCAGCCCGATACTTCGACATCATGAACGTGCACAGCTACTCTCCCAAGGAGATCGCCAAGCAGAAGTTGGAAGCTGTACGTCGAATCCTGGCTGAGCACGGTGCCGCCGACAAGCCCCTGTGGATGACTGAAACGGGCTATTCGAGCGATCCGTCCTTGCAAAAGGACCCACGCTATCAAGGGCCGGAAGGTCAGGCCCAGTGGCTGCGCGATATGATTCCTTTTGCACTCAACGAACTGGGGGCTCAAAAGGTCTTCTGGTTCCAGCTCTTTGACTATCCCGATGATTTCACCGGTGACTTCCAGTTCCGCCACCACGGCCTGATTGACAACCGGGGCAATCCGAAGCCAGCGTACTTCGCCTACAAGGAGCTGATCACTGCGGGCACCGGCACGCAATCTCACAGAGAAGAGCACCATGGACGAGAGCGACGATGA
- a CDS encoding glycosyl hydrolase, whose product MMTSMMKKFLNRIILVAMVTTGAFGGVPQTLSQSSEPITPPPYTYTTSQIKLERTVSANGYVLEWYRNMAYTCSRRGYYTFVIAYRQGVPPSMPQALWVRLHGGGLGAYGPGGTYLPTAYCAGPGTPCYLDEENLESLASHLQERGLMKNVAAHGGFRFLVPSMCDHDMYMGIGDVEEPYNPNTDANGQRPRADGFLALRSALEYTRQKYATTHIFVHGTSAGSVGALNLASMLAAAEHQAISGVIADSGAVSDLSDLLAQAGCGDKYDPQVLELFRAKMGAVSEAMITPDRVINAGMMRTPIYAFFNTHDQVYDCPPDDQVTITDAQGRTYTGSGAQLTYRRLTDAIKGASTEYKAVARVHEVCAGQDRESSLPCSVHIPTFFASSELGGDRYKNGEDYNAVIMRWVEERLQDPIPASNDRYGVKLGASRDAIVLPRAIQLAGQAGIGWIHFEIHYSHVNPAPGVFRYEESGYDAQVRKVREQGLQILAMLGFSADWNTTAPDNPPPGLDRWDYPPRDYRAFAEYVFQTVSRYKNDIKYWEVWNEPDLPGFWAGTPAQYAELLAVTYDAVKRADPQAKVCLGGLSLGGSRVDPDFLTKILSDPRYPAARYFDVISFHVFGSPDFREEASRRMNYIRNALAQAGAADKPIWITSAGYSSDPSEQKDPNYQGLEGQAQWLRDQIPYLLGLGAEKVLWFNLYDRPDMEGFRYYGLMDNQGNPKPAYFAYKELIQSVSLARPPAVTKQQMSFGNDETVKFTSG is encoded by the coding sequence ATGATGACAAGCATGATGAAAAAGTTTCTCAATCGCATCATCCTGGTGGCGATGGTCACAACGGGAGCGTTTGGCGGGGTGCCGCAGACTTTATCCCAGTCTTCGGAACCCATCACGCCTCCGCCATACACCTACACGACCAGCCAGATTAAGCTCGAACGCACTGTCTCTGCCAATGGCTACGTCCTCGAGTGGTATCGCAACATGGCCTACACCTGTTCGCGCCGGGGCTATTACACCTTTGTGATTGCTTATCGGCAAGGAGTTCCCCCTTCGATGCCACAGGCGCTATGGGTTCGGCTGCACGGCGGCGGGCTGGGGGCCTATGGCCCTGGCGGCACGTACTTGCCAACGGCGTACTGCGCCGGACCCGGCACACCCTGCTACCTCGACGAAGAGAACCTGGAAAGCCTGGCTAGTCACCTGCAAGAACGGGGCCTCATGAAGAACGTGGCCGCGCATGGAGGCTTCCGCTTCTTAGTCCCCTCGATGTGCGATCACGACATGTACATGGGCATAGGAGATGTCGAAGAGCCGTACAATCCCAACACCGACGCCAACGGACAGCGCCCGCGAGCCGATGGCTTTCTCGCATTGCGCTCGGCGCTGGAGTACACGCGACAAAAATATGCGACGACGCACATATTCGTGCACGGGACGAGCGCCGGATCGGTGGGCGCGCTCAACCTCGCCAGTATGCTCGCCGCCGCCGAGCATCAAGCGATCAGCGGCGTGATCGCCGACAGCGGTGCAGTCAGCGATCTCTCGGACCTCTTGGCGCAAGCCGGATGTGGCGACAAATACGATCCCCAGGTGCTGGAGCTGTTCCGGGCCAAAATGGGAGCAGTTTCTGAGGCGATGATCACCCCGGATCGAGTGATCAACGCCGGGATGATGCGGACGCCCATCTATGCCTTTTTCAATACGCACGATCAGGTCTACGACTGCCCTCCCGATGATCAGGTGACGATCACCGATGCCCAGGGGCGGACCTACACGGGCAGCGGGGCGCAGCTCACCTACAGGAGACTCACTGATGCGATCAAAGGAGCCTCCACCGAGTACAAAGCAGTGGCGCGGGTGCATGAGGTCTGTGCGGGTCAAGATCGCGAGTCGTCGCTGCCGTGCAGCGTGCACATCCCGACCTTCTTCGCTAGCTCTGAGCTTGGGGGCGACCGCTATAAGAACGGCGAAGACTACAATGCCGTGATCATGCGGTGGGTAGAAGAGCGACTCCAGGATCCCATCCCGGCCAGCAACGATCGGTATGGCGTGAAGCTAGGGGCGTCGCGCGATGCTATCGTCCTGCCCCGTGCGATCCAGCTCGCAGGGCAGGCGGGCATTGGCTGGATTCACTTTGAAATCCACTACTCCCATGTGAATCCTGCGCCCGGCGTGTTTCGCTACGAAGAGTCGGGCTACGATGCCCAGGTAAGGAAGGTTCGTGAGCAGGGTTTGCAGATACTGGCAATGCTCGGTTTTTCCGCTGACTGGAACACAACCGCGCCGGATAACCCACCACCGGGCTTGGACCGCTGGGACTACCCACCGCGGGATTATCGGGCCTTTGCTGAGTATGTTTTTCAGACCGTCTCGCGCTACAAAAACGATATCAAGTACTGGGAGGTGTGGAACGAGCCTGACCTCCCCGGTTTTTGGGCGGGCACCCCAGCCCAGTACGCGGAGCTTTTGGCGGTCACTTACGATGCTGTTAAACGCGCTGATCCTCAGGCCAAGGTTTGCTTGGGGGGATTGAGCCTCGGTGGTTCTCGCGTTGACCCTGATTTCCTCACCAAGATTCTTTCGGATCCCCGTTACCCGGCTGCTCGGTACTTCGATGTCATCAGCTTTCACGTTTTCGGTTCGCCTGACTTTCGTGAGGAAGCATCCAGGAGGATGAACTACATCCGCAATGCCCTCGCCCAGGCGGGAGCTGCCGACAAGCCCATCTGGATCACGTCAGCGGGCTACTCCAGCGACCCTTCCGAGCAGAAAGATCCCAACTACCAGGGGCTGGAGGGACAGGCTCAGTGGCTTCGTGACCAGATTCCTTACCTGTTAGGCCTGGGGGCGGAAAAGGTGCTCTGGTTCAATCTTTACGACAGGCCGGACATGGAGGGTTTCCGTTACTACGGTCTCATGGACAACCAGGGCAATCCCAAGCCCGCCTACTTCGCCTACAAGGAATTGATTCAGTCAGTCTCGTTGGCGCGACCGCCCGCCGTCACAAAGCAGCAAATGTCCTTCGGAAACGATGAGACTGTGAAGTTCACCAGCGGATGA
- a CDS encoding putative glycoside hydrolase, with the protein MRYAIKSFSLSLMLLNVALGGCISSPVVGGNNRESGDSSVFPNPARLYTKWNSWKDSVEWSQEDKENAVRYTEVIFAVPLGEIEHMRQLKHALNPNVKLLRYINIWPRGAEKLADYTDRMLIHRDWPNQNGVILRFRSLEDECGRDIVDVSRRETREEMARVIEILLDPQGEYRYDGIFFDLSAWEALWYEVSALDVTLPGDPECKPIRRSDKNAPFVTNDYYHKSADFLVAYHKFLRERAIGEKMHIFNGMPNEPDDWAFAPPGFQNSDFYLSQYLDTARVDGGQMDTTFVHGQGKATEERWLFQLEMMRRFITHDPPKYFLAKVHSEDDDKLEYGFASYLLGTDGRHALFGAMGRADWDTNPIMRAPLGNFVGDYQPIAGLSYVFQRQFENGIVIVNAHSSLEQMVVLPIGRYQDVRRGTIHQSAISIPAQSGRILIKIQ; encoded by the coding sequence ATGAGGTACGCGATCAAATCATTCAGTCTTAGCCTGATGCTGCTCAACGTTGCTTTGGGCGGATGCATCAGTAGCCCTGTGGTAGGTGGAAATAACAGAGAGAGCGGAGACAGTAGCGTCTTTCCTAACCCGGCCAGGCTCTACACGAAATGGAACTCGTGGAAGGATTCGGTGGAGTGGTCTCAGGAAGACAAAGAGAATGCCGTCCGCTATACGGAAGTGATCTTTGCCGTCCCCCTCGGCGAGATCGAGCACATGCGCCAGCTCAAGCACGCCCTCAATCCAAATGTAAAACTCCTCCGCTACATCAACATCTGGCCCCGGGGCGCAGAAAAGTTAGCCGATTACACAGACCGGATGCTGATCCACCGCGATTGGCCCAATCAGAACGGCGTTATCCTTAGATTCCGAAGCCTTGAAGATGAGTGCGGTCGTGACATTGTGGATGTCTCGCGCCGGGAAACACGGGAGGAAATGGCACGAGTGATCGAGATTTTGCTCGATCCCCAGGGCGAATACCGCTACGACGGCATCTTCTTTGATCTGTCTGCTTGGGAAGCACTGTGGTATGAGGTCTCAGCTTTGGACGTGACCTTGCCCGGTGACCCGGAGTGCAAACCGATCCGCAGAAGCGACAAGAACGCTCCTTTTGTCACAAACGATTACTACCATAAGTCAGCCGATTTCCTGGTGGCGTATCACAAATTCCTCAGAGAGCGCGCCATCGGGGAGAAGATGCACATCTTCAACGGGATGCCCAATGAGCCTGACGATTGGGCTTTCGCTCCGCCAGGCTTTCAAAACAGCGACTTTTATCTGAGCCAGTATCTGGACACCGCCCGAGTGGACGGCGGGCAGATGGATACAACCTTTGTTCATGGGCAAGGTAAGGCAACGGAAGAGAGATGGCTGTTTCAGTTGGAGATGATGCGGAGATTTATCACGCACGACCCGCCGAAATACTTTCTGGCGAAGGTGCACAGTGAAGACGATGACAAGCTGGAGTATGGCTTTGCCTCGTATCTGCTCGGAACAGACGGTCGCCATGCGCTGTTTGGGGCAATGGGAAGGGCGGATTGGGACACCAACCCAATTATGAGAGCGCCCCTGGGAAATTTCGTGGGAGACTATCAGCCGATAGCAGGGCTTTCGTATGTGTTTCAGCGGCAGTTTGAAAACGGGATCGTCATCGTGAATGCCCATTCGAGTCTGGAGCAGATGGTCGTATTGCCGATAGGTCGGTATCAGGATGTGCGTCGAGGGACAATCCATCAGAGCGCCATCTCCATTCCCGCGCAGTCGGGGCGAATTCTGATAAAAATACAGTGA
- a CDS encoding sulfatase-like hydrolase/transferase: protein MRRLRRTLSIGLVLLAVVLNGGGGNTASQTAGADRPNIIFILTDDLDAHSIAFMPKLKALLIDQGVSFSNFFVSFSLCCPSRATILRGQYAHNTQILANRPPDGGFEKFHSLGEENSTVATWLQAAGYRTMYVGKYLNGYPQGVALTYVPPGWTEWYSPVKGNPYSEYNYTLNENGKLVTYGNKPEDYGTDVYARKSVDFIQRMAKEGKPFFIHLSVYAPHGPATPAPRHENMFPDVRAPRTPNFNEEEVSDKPAYIRDRAPLPSSAIALIDEQYRKRLQSLQAVDDALASVIDALKATNQLDKTYIFFSSDNGFHLGNHRLAMGKVAPYEEDIRVPLIVRGPGVPAGRTIDHLVGNVDLAPTWAELAGAKVPDFVDGRSLVPLLGKTPPPIESWRQALLLENGPVNPQRRRLRRGNFRTALNGVLEPEDSLPGRPQQRPRGAIPAYRGIRTRDHLYVEYVTGERELYDLRRDPYQLQNLYSTTDPQVRAQFSEWLAALSQCRGEDCRTVDRVPPGIRSTGRRLPIAREER from the coding sequence ATGAGACGACTGCGTAGAACTCTCAGCATCGGTCTGGTGCTGCTTGCTGTGGTTTTGAACGGGGGCGGCGGGAACACAGCAAGCCAAACGGCAGGCGCGGATCGCCCGAACATCATTTTCATTCTCACCGACGATCTGGACGCCCACTCCATCGCGTTCATGCCCAAATTAAAAGCCCTGCTCATAGATCAGGGCGTGTCGTTCTCGAACTTCTTCGTCAGTTTCTCCCTCTGTTGCCCGTCGCGGGCGACGATCCTGCGCGGCCAATACGCCCACAACACGCAAATATTGGCCAATCGCCCACCCGATGGAGGCTTTGAAAAATTCCATTCCTTGGGTGAGGAGAACTCGACGGTCGCCACCTGGTTGCAGGCCGCCGGGTACAGGACGATGTACGTCGGCAAGTATCTGAACGGCTATCCTCAAGGTGTTGCGCTCACATATGTCCCGCCGGGCTGGACTGAGTGGTACAGCCCCGTAAAAGGCAATCCGTACAGCGAGTACAACTACACGCTCAACGAAAACGGCAAGCTCGTCACCTACGGCAACAAACCCGAAGACTACGGCACCGACGTCTATGCCCGCAAATCTGTTGATTTCATCCAGCGCATGGCCAAAGAAGGAAAGCCGTTCTTTATTCATTTGTCCGTCTATGCTCCCCACGGTCCGGCCACGCCCGCGCCCCGACACGAAAATATGTTCCCTGATGTCAGGGCACCGCGCACGCCCAACTTCAACGAAGAGGAGGTCAGCGACAAGCCCGCGTATATCCGCGACCGGGCACCTTTACCTTCGAGCGCAATCGCTTTGATTGATGAGCAGTATCGCAAGCGGCTGCAATCGCTACAGGCCGTGGATGACGCCCTTGCATCGGTTATTGATGCGCTCAAAGCCACCAACCAACTCGACAAAACCTACATTTTCTTCTCCTCAGATAACGGCTTTCACCTGGGTAACCATCGCTTGGCGATGGGCAAGGTAGCACCCTACGAAGAAGACATTCGCGTGCCGCTGATCGTCCGCGGGCCGGGCGTTCCTGCTGGTCGAACGATAGACCATCTGGTGGGCAACGTGGATCTGGCGCCGACCTGGGCGGAGCTGGCGGGAGCGAAAGTCCCCGATTTCGTTGACGGGCGCTCGCTCGTACCCTTGCTCGGCAAGACTCCGCCGCCAATAGAAAGCTGGCGCCAGGCTTTGTTGCTGGAGAATGGTCCCGTGAATCCTCAAAGAAGAAGGCTTCGACGGGGCAATTTCCGCACTGCGCTGAACGGTGTGCTGGAGCCGGAGGATTCGCTACCCGGTCGTCCACAGCAAAGACCACGAGGAGCAATCCCTGCCTATCGGGGCATCCGCACGCGCGATCATCTCTATGTCGAGTATGTGACGGGAGAGCGTGAGCTTTATGATCTGAGGCGTGATCCCTACCAGCTCCAGAATCTCTATTCCACGACCGATCCCCAGGTGCGGGCTCAGTTCTCGGAGTGGCTAGCAGCGCTCAGTCAATGCCGTGGAGAGGATTGTCGCACCGTGGACAGAGTGCCTCCCGGCATCCGCTCGACCGGTCGGCGTTTGCCAATCGCTCGGGAAGAGAGATAG
- a CDS encoding helix-turn-helix domain-containing protein, whose product MCVNYVPMAAEVKESSLFGWSSVATAPSQYEGEWLELFKCKWTLHILSELRARPRRTAELLRALPGLRAKVLHARLDELQRAGLVSRWERGGYPRHVEYRLTPDGRRLSPLLDHLLQNGIAPETVVVVLHCKWMRRILGLLLQRPHRTSELKRALPGISSKVLSERLRRLEALGLITRTVSAERPVRVVYSALERARPLAAFASVASR is encoded by the coding sequence ATGTGTGTAAATTACGTCCCTATGGCAGCGGAGGTGAAGGAATCATCGTTGTTCGGATGGTCGTCGGTAGCGACGGCTCCGTCTCAATATGAGGGAGAGTGGCTGGAGCTTTTCAAGTGCAAGTGGACGCTGCACATTCTGAGCGAGTTGCGGGCGCGGCCTCGTCGAACGGCGGAGTTGCTCCGGGCGCTGCCGGGACTTCGGGCAAAAGTCCTTCACGCGCGACTGGATGAGCTTCAACGGGCCGGTCTCGTGTCCCGCTGGGAGCGGGGCGGCTATCCCCGTCATGTGGAATATCGGCTGACGCCCGACGGCCGCCGCCTCAGCCCCCTGCTTGATCACCTTCTGCAGAACGGGATCGCGCCGGAGACGGTGGTCGTGGTTTTACACTGCAAGTGGATGCGTAGGATTCTCGGACTTCTTTTACAACGACCTCATCGCACGAGTGAACTGAAACGGGCGCTACCGGGAATCAGCAGCAAAGTTCTCTCGGAACGGCTCCGCCGATTGGAAGCCCTGGGACTCATCACACGCACGGTCTCGGCCGAGCGTCCCGTGCGCGTCGTCTACTCGGCCCTGGAGAGGGCACGACCCCTGGCTGCATTCGCCTCGGTGGCGAGCCGGTGA
- the speB gene encoding agmatinase: MSESSLSFNFGGVDGECTDYDRARILIWPVPFEATTTYLKGTAQGPRAIIEASHHLELYDEELGGEVYRLGIHTLPPACVTGPIEEVMNRLYEQSRRWLASGKFLCTLGGEHSISAPIVAAFAQHYPDLTVLQIDAHADLRSSYEGTPYNHACVAARMVEHCPVVQVGVRSLSREEARALPHLPVTIFFAKDIVGRRDWIEAVIARLSSHVYLTIDVDGLDPSLIPATGTPEPGGLSWYETLTLVRQVAERRTIVGMDVTELCPLAGPTASSFTTAKLIYKCLGYVFASDLPRDGTTSL; this comes from the coding sequence ATGAGCGAATCGTCATTGAGTTTCAACTTCGGAGGGGTTGACGGCGAGTGTACCGATTATGACCGCGCTCGAATTCTCATCTGGCCCGTCCCGTTTGAAGCAACTACCACGTACCTGAAGGGGACCGCCCAGGGACCGCGCGCCATCATCGAGGCCTCCCATCATCTCGAACTCTATGACGAAGAGCTGGGGGGCGAGGTCTATCGGCTTGGTATTCACACGTTGCCTCCCGCGTGCGTGACCGGTCCGATTGAGGAAGTGATGAATCGCCTCTATGAGCAATCTCGCCGATGGCTCGCTTCCGGGAAATTTCTCTGCACGCTTGGCGGCGAACATTCCATCTCCGCCCCCATTGTCGCCGCCTTCGCCCAGCACTATCCCGACCTCACCGTCTTGCAGATTGACGCGCATGCGGATTTGCGGTCGTCCTACGAGGGCACGCCCTATAATCATGCGTGCGTGGCGGCGCGCATGGTCGAGCACTGCCCGGTCGTTCAAGTCGGCGTGCGGTCGCTCAGCCGCGAGGAAGCCCGCGCTTTGCCACATCTGCCCGTGACGATCTTCTTCGCCAAGGACATCGTGGGCCGACGCGATTGGATCGAAGCGGTCATCGCCCGCTTAAGCTCGCACGTTTACCTGACGATTGATGTGGATGGCCTCGACCCGTCGCTCATCCCTGCGACGGGGACGCCGGAACCAGGGGGATTGTCCTGGTATGAGACGCTCACTCTCGTTCGCCAGGTGGCCGAGAGAAGGACAATTGTGGGAATGGACGTGACCGAGTTGTGCCCCCTGGCTGGTCCCACGGCCTCCAGCTTCACGACGGCCAAACTCATCTACAAATGTCTCGGTTACGTCTTCGCCAGCGATCTTCCTCGCGATGGCACGACGAGCCTTTGA
- a CDS encoding deoxyhypusine synthase family protein encodes MMVIRKTKSTKFLTTPTRPLQIDRDRSVAGLLDKMEGISFQGRNMAIARNLWKRMLGDSATIFLGLAGMIVPAGMRRLVTYLIKNRFIDVLVTTGANLFHDLHETLGRYHYIGSTDLNDVELQEAMVDRLYDTLASEIEFREADEWIGNFIAQLDLSRPYSPREFLYLLGRELAEIASEDGILTSAYKSKIPIFCPAIADSSIGVGLAVSRVERKTILQFDVIQDVIEIAHIVAQAPKTGIICFGGGSPKNFLLQAQATAAMLKANVRGHQYAIQVITEPPHYGSLSGATLEEAQSWGGIAKGAQKVTVYCDATIAMPLLVTALTQSAMREAKIRRRPVFTMGRELKVSY; translated from the coding sequence ATGATGGTCATACGGAAAACCAAAAGCACGAAATTCTTGACGACGCCAACGCGCCCGTTACAGATTGACCGGGACCGATCGGTGGCGGGACTGCTGGACAAGATGGAGGGCATTTCCTTTCAGGGGCGCAACATGGCCATCGCTCGCAATCTCTGGAAGCGAATGCTGGGCGACAGTGCCACGATCTTCCTCGGCCTGGCCGGGATGATCGTGCCGGCGGGGATGCGTCGTCTGGTCACCTATCTGATCAAGAACCGGTTCATTGATGTGCTCGTCACGACCGGAGCCAATCTCTTCCACGATCTGCACGAGACGCTCGGCCGATACCATTACATCGGCAGCACCGATCTCAACGATGTGGAATTGCAGGAGGCGATGGTGGATCGCCTCTATGACACGCTGGCCAGCGAGATCGAATTCCGCGAAGCCGATGAATGGATCGGGAACTTCATCGCACAACTGGACCTCAGTCGCCCCTATTCGCCCCGGGAATTCCTCTATCTGCTCGGGCGCGAGCTGGCCGAGATCGCTTCCGAAGATGGCATCCTCACCTCGGCCTACAAATCGAAGATTCCCATCTTCTGTCCGGCGATTGCCGATTCCTCTATCGGAGTCGGCCTGGCCGTCAGTCGGGTGGAGCGCAAGACCATTCTTCAGTTCGACGTCATCCAGGATGTCATCGAGATCGCTCACATCGTCGCGCAGGCCCCCAAGACGGGCATCATTTGCTTTGGCGGGGGCAGCCCCAAGAATTTCCTCCTGCAAGCGCAGGCGACGGCGGCCATGCTCAAAGCGAATGTGCGAGGCCACCAGTATGCCATCCAGGTCATCACCGAACCCCCTCACTACGGCTCGCTATCCGGAGCAACGCTGGAAGAAGCCCAGAGCTGGGGAGGGATTGCTAAAGGAGCGCAAAAGGTCACGGTCTACTGCGATGCGACGATCGCCATGCCGCTTCTGGTCACGGCCTTGACGCAGAGCGCCATGAGGGAAGCGAAGATTCGCCGTCGTCCCGTCTTCACGATGGGACGTGAGCTGAAGGTCAGCTATTGA